A section of the Paenibacillus yonginensis genome encodes:
- a CDS encoding ABC transporter permease yields METLTANSASTNESVSSVPTEREQQNKKSRWKGFRKHSNLSENESATGLPPKRPNGIWRTVVQQKYLYLMSLPFVIWLFVFNYLPLWGWTMAFQNYKPAKSFSEQKWVGFDNFVRLFHDDQFYLVLRNTLAMSVLGLIFGFIVPIVFAILLNEVRGMAFKRVTQTVSYLPHFVSWVVVAGIISNLLSMDGIINQLLVWLHLIDEPIQFMAKGTWFWGIVTASDVWKETGWNAIIYLAAITGIDKELYEAARVDGAGRFRQIWNITIPGIRSTIMVLFIMSIGHLLSIGFEKQMLLGNSLVTDYSQVLDLYALNYGIKIAHFSYGTAISMFNSVISIILLFTVNGLFKKFAKESIM; encoded by the coding sequence ATGGAAACGCTAACAGCCAACTCGGCATCCACGAATGAAAGCGTATCCTCTGTGCCTACGGAACGTGAACAACAGAACAAGAAATCAAGGTGGAAAGGGTTCCGAAAGCATTCAAATTTGTCTGAAAATGAAAGCGCAACCGGGCTGCCGCCCAAGAGACCAAACGGAATTTGGCGGACCGTGGTCCAGCAAAAATATTTGTACCTGATGTCTTTGCCGTTTGTAATCTGGCTGTTTGTCTTTAACTACCTGCCGCTCTGGGGCTGGACGATGGCTTTTCAAAACTACAAGCCGGCCAAATCCTTCAGCGAACAGAAATGGGTGGGTTTCGATAATTTCGTCAGGCTGTTCCATGACGACCAGTTTTATCTGGTGCTGAGAAACACGCTGGCGATGAGTGTACTGGGACTGATCTTTGGTTTTATCGTCCCGATTGTTTTTGCGATTCTGCTTAATGAGGTTCGGGGGATGGCCTTCAAGCGGGTCACGCAGACCGTTTCTTACCTGCCTCACTTTGTATCCTGGGTAGTTGTGGCGGGCATTATCTCGAATCTGCTTTCGATGGACGGCATCATCAACCAGCTTCTGGTCTGGCTTCATCTTATTGATGAACCGATTCAATTCATGGCTAAAGGAACCTGGTTCTGGGGAATTGTAACGGCTTCCGACGTCTGGAAGGAGACCGGCTGGAACGCCATCATTTATTTGGCGGCTATTACCGGCATTGATAAGGAGCTTTACGAGGCTGCCCGCGTGGACGGCGCCGGACGTTTCCGGCAAATCTGGAACATTACGATTCCGGGCATCCGCTCTACGATTATGGTTCTCTTCATCATGTCGATCGGGCATTTGCTCAGCATCGGCTTCGAAAAGCAAATGCTCCTCGGCAACAGTCTCGTGACGGATTATTCGCAGGTGCTCGACCTGTACGCTCTGAATTACGGGATCAAAATCGCCCACTTCTCTTATGGTACGGCGATCAGCATGTTCAACTCGGTCATCAGCATTATCCTGCTCTTTACCGTTAACGGTTTGTTCAAAAAATTCGCGAAAGAAAGCATCATGTAG
- the yicI gene encoding alpha-xylosidase, protein MKFTDGNWLIREGFTIIPAVQLHEVEREGNALNAYVSATPLTGRADTINGVLLTAKFHAPAPGVIGVKWIHFDGVRDTGPHFELSAADDSHAVITETEEEAVLTSGNLSVRINKGSHFSFAFYRGSERITGSGFKAGAHVLDSEGKVYMREELDLTVGEYVYGLGERFTAFQKNGQVVDIWNKDGGTSSEQAYKNIPFYITNKGYGVFVNDPNGVSFEVGSEKVKKVQFSVPGQSLEYFVIDGPDPKGVLDKYTSLTGKPALPPAWTFGLWLSTSFTTNYDEATVNSFVDGMAERDLPLHVFHFDCFWMREFHWTDFKWDERVFPDPVGMLQRLKAKGLKICVWINPYIAQKSRLFAEGKERGYLVKKPNGDVWQVNLWQPGMALVDFTNPEACEWFTGYLRELVDMGVDSFKTDFGERIPVDVVYHDGSDPAKMHNYYTYLYNKVVFETLKEKLGEGEAAVFARSATTGGQKFPVHWGGDCYADYESMAESLRGGLSLGLGGFGFWSHDIGGFENTAPAHVFKRWLQFGLLSSHSRLHGSTSYRVPWAYDEESVEVTRKFTKLKAQLMPYLFGKAVEASKLGVPVMRPMLLEFPEDPTAELLDRQYMLGDALLVAPVFSEDGRVTYYLPDGRWTHLLTGKAAEGGKWYKETYDFLNLPLYVRENTILALGSNDVRPDYDYADGVELAVYSLQDGAAASRVVPNTKGEAELTVSAEREGRTLTLKAEGAGKPFAVSVHGLGEVASVQGGELADGKVKAGAFDGRTTVVITLK, encoded by the coding sequence ATGAAATTTACGGACGGCAACTGGTTGATTCGGGAAGGCTTTACGATTATCCCAGCCGTACAGCTTCATGAAGTGGAACGGGAAGGCAACGCTTTGAATGCTTATGTTTCAGCAACGCCGCTGACGGGCCGCGCGGATACGATCAATGGCGTGCTGCTGACAGCCAAATTCCATGCTCCGGCTCCGGGCGTAATCGGCGTGAAATGGATTCATTTTGACGGCGTTCGCGATACGGGGCCGCATTTTGAACTGAGCGCGGCGGACGACAGCCATGCCGTGATCACCGAAACGGAAGAAGAAGCCGTTTTGACCAGCGGCAATCTGAGCGTAAGAATCAACAAAGGCAGTCATTTCTCCTTTGCTTTCTATAGAGGCAGTGAACGGATTACAGGCAGCGGCTTTAAAGCTGGCGCCCATGTGCTGGACAGCGAAGGAAAGGTGTATATGCGGGAAGAACTGGATCTGACGGTTGGCGAATACGTTTACGGGCTTGGCGAACGGTTCACAGCTTTCCAGAAGAACGGGCAGGTTGTGGACATTTGGAACAAGGACGGCGGCACCAGCTCGGAGCAGGCTTATAAAAACATTCCTTTCTATATCACTAATAAAGGCTATGGCGTATTCGTCAACGACCCGAACGGCGTCTCCTTCGAGGTGGGTTCCGAGAAAGTCAAGAAAGTACAATTCAGCGTTCCCGGGCAGTCTCTTGAATATTTCGTCATCGACGGACCTGATCCCAAAGGCGTACTGGACAAATACACCAGCCTGACCGGCAAACCGGCCCTGCCGCCGGCCTGGACGTTTGGTCTGTGGCTGTCCACCTCTTTTACGACCAATTATGATGAGGCTACAGTTAACTCCTTTGTGGACGGAATGGCCGAACGCGATTTGCCGCTTCATGTGTTCCACTTCGACTGCTTCTGGATGCGGGAGTTCCACTGGACCGACTTTAAATGGGACGAGCGAGTATTCCCTGATCCGGTAGGCATGCTGCAGCGCCTCAAAGCCAAAGGCCTGAAAATCTGCGTATGGATCAATCCGTACATCGCCCAGAAATCACGCCTGTTCGCCGAAGGCAAAGAGCGCGGTTATCTGGTGAAGAAGCCAAACGGCGACGTCTGGCAGGTGAATTTATGGCAGCCGGGCATGGCGCTTGTTGATTTCACGAATCCGGAGGCCTGCGAGTGGTTCACCGGATATTTGAGAGAGCTGGTCGACATGGGCGTGGACAGCTTCAAAACGGACTTCGGCGAACGGATTCCGGTAGACGTGGTTTACCATGACGGCTCCGACCCGGCGAAAATGCACAACTACTATACTTATCTCTATAACAAAGTAGTCTTTGAAACCTTGAAAGAGAAGCTTGGCGAAGGCGAAGCAGCCGTGTTTGCCCGCTCGGCCACCACCGGCGGCCAGAAGTTCCCGGTTCACTGGGGCGGCGACTGCTACGCCGACTACGAGTCGATGGCGGAAAGTCTGCGCGGCGGCTTGTCTTTAGGGCTTGGCGGCTTTGGCTTCTGGAGCCATGATATCGGCGGGTTTGAAAATACGGCGCCGGCCCATGTGTTCAAACGCTGGCTGCAATTTGGCCTGCTGTCCAGCCACAGTCGGCTGCACGGCAGCACGTCGTACCGGGTGCCTTGGGCTTATGATGAAGAATCCGTAGAAGTGACCCGCAAGTTTACGAAACTTAAAGCCCAATTGATGCCTTATCTGTTCGGCAAAGCGGTAGAAGCTTCCAAGCTTGGCGTACCGGTGATGAGACCGATGCTGCTCGAGTTCCCCGAGGACCCGACGGCTGAGCTGCTTGACCGCCAATATATGCTGGGCGACGCTCTGCTGGTAGCTCCGGTATTCAGCGAAGACGGCCGCGTAACCTATTACCTGCCTGACGGACGCTGGACGCATCTGCTGACCGGCAAAGCGGCTGAAGGAGGCAAATGGTACAAAGAAACTTATGATTTCCTGAACCTGCCTCTATATGTACGAGAGAATACGATTTTGGCTTTGGGCTCTAACGATGTCCGGCCGGATTATGATTATGCGGATGGCGTGGAACTGGCGGTCTATAGTCTTCAAGATGGCGCTGCCGCCAGCCGGGTTGTGCCTAATACGAAAGGCGAAGCCGAATTAACCGTATCGGCCGAACGTGAGGGCCGAACCTTGACGCTCAAGGCAGAAGGCGCCGGCAAACCGTTTGCCGTTTCGGTGCACGGCCTTGGAGAAGTGGCTTCCGTTCAAGGAGGAGAGCTGGCGGACGGCAAAGTGAAGGCAGGCGCGTTTGACGGCCGGACAACGGTGGTCATTACACTCAAATAA
- a CDS encoding sensor histidine kinase, producing MLDKLLQKTNNLKLKHKLLVSYVLIVMIPILIVGSVVTYYFRQQTLDRAVEQATNNVGKITMQLETMFKVPLNVSDLLLFDKEMEQLANTNYQSDLQLTIAYRNFSTFRDFKNQYRELSGIKIYFDNPTLVNNLEIIPLTATAKESYWYKKAMATKAINWLYVKGEQDAPVNRLSLVRQVPFREYHTFGVLVVEVNQSELNRMLIQEPFETVIVDEQGYVAAAKNADMVGRKLEDIGYSSDLNSLAKGTYRKEINHRDSYVVVNSIYPDSSVNGLKVISLFETQSIVKGANRVALIGLLIIALVLLVALFFVYTVSILTTKRLLLLSRRFNKLAMGNLNVVSQIDGSDEIGQLSRQFNYMVESISRLMNQVVETTEQNNQLEIAQREIKLKMMASQINPHFLFNALESIRMNAYLKGEKELANIVRLLGKLMRKNLEIGREKTTLQNEAEMVSSYLEIQRFRYEDRLEYELNVAPETARLRVPALIVQPLVENAVVHGLENKDGTVKVVVNLTIRDEELRVSVEDNGSGMTPERLQEVRELLSGPEEENNRIGLRNVHQRLTLSYGEGSGLVIESEYGRGTRMSFSIPLSMV from the coding sequence TTGTTAGATAAACTGCTGCAGAAAACCAACAACTTGAAGCTGAAGCACAAGCTGCTCGTTTCCTACGTGCTGATTGTCATGATCCCGATCCTGATCGTAGGCAGTGTCGTGACCTACTATTTCAGGCAGCAGACATTGGACCGGGCTGTTGAGCAGGCCACCAATAACGTGGGGAAAATTACGATGCAGCTGGAGACGATGTTTAAGGTGCCGCTTAACGTTTCGGATCTTCTGCTTTTTGATAAAGAGATGGAACAGCTCGCCAATACGAATTACCAAAGCGACCTGCAGCTGACCATTGCTTACCGGAACTTCAGCACCTTCAGGGATTTCAAGAACCAATACCGTGAACTTTCCGGCATCAAGATTTATTTCGACAACCCTACTTTGGTCAACAATCTGGAAATTATTCCTTTAACTGCGACGGCTAAAGAGTCGTATTGGTATAAGAAAGCCATGGCAACCAAAGCGATCAACTGGCTTTACGTGAAAGGGGAGCAGGACGCGCCCGTCAACCGCTTGTCTCTGGTAAGACAGGTGCCTTTTCGAGAATATCACACGTTCGGCGTGTTGGTGGTTGAGGTCAACCAATCCGAGTTAAACCGGATGCTGATTCAGGAGCCTTTCGAAACGGTGATTGTGGACGAGCAGGGATACGTGGCCGCAGCCAAAAATGCCGACATGGTCGGCAGAAAGCTGGAGGATATCGGTTACAGCAGCGATCTCAACAGCCTGGCCAAAGGAACTTACCGGAAAGAAATCAATCACCGGGATTCCTACGTGGTTGTCAATTCGATTTATCCGGACTCCAGTGTGAACGGGTTAAAGGTGATTTCCTTGTTCGAAACGCAGAGCATCGTGAAAGGCGCCAACAGGGTCGCTTTGATAGGACTCCTGATTATTGCGCTGGTGCTGCTGGTCGCCCTCTTTTTTGTATATACCGTATCCATTTTGACGACGAAACGGCTTCTGCTGCTCAGCAGGCGTTTTAATAAATTGGCGATGGGAAATTTGAACGTAGTCTCCCAAATTGACGGCAGCGATGAAATAGGTCAGCTCTCCAGGCAGTTCAACTATATGGTCGAGAGCATCAGCCGGCTGATGAATCAGGTCGTGGAGACGACTGAACAGAACAACCAGCTTGAGATCGCCCAGCGGGAAATCAAGCTGAAGATGATGGCCAGCCAAATCAATCCGCATTTTCTATTTAACGCCCTGGAGTCGATTCGGATGAATGCCTATTTGAAGGGTGAAAAAGAACTGGCCAACATCGTGAGGCTGCTCGGCAAGCTGATGCGCAAAAATCTCGAAATCGGCCGGGAGAAAACGACGCTACAGAACGAAGCGGAGATGGTCTCCTCCTATCTGGAGATTCAAAGATTTCGTTATGAAGACCGGCTGGAATACGAATTAAACGTGGCTCCGGAAACGGCAAGGCTGCGCGTGCCTGCCCTGATTGTCCAGCCGCTCGTAGAAAATGCCGTTGTGCATGGACTGGAGAACAAGGACGGAACGGTTAAAGTCGTCGTCAATCTGACGATTCGGGATGAAGAACTTCGGGTGAGCGTTGAAGATAACGGCAGCGGCATGACGCCGGAGCGGCTGCAGGAAGTGAGAGAGCTTCTATCCGGGCCGGAAGAAGAGAACAACCGTATCGGTCTGCGCAACGTTCACCAGCGATTGACCTTGTCGTACGGCGAGGGAAGCGGGCTGGTCATAGAAAGCGAATATGGGCGGGGAACACGGATGAGCTTTTCAATCCCTTTATCTATGGTATAG